In Phalacrocorax aristotelis chromosome 6, bGulAri2.1, whole genome shotgun sequence, one DNA window encodes the following:
- the IHO1 gene encoding interactor of HORMAD1 protein 1 yields the protein MNFNVWNIKEMLSTPTATGPNKFSTRSSAPSDYSSLSDSQLLFGSQFCPENVQSAAAPLELGTQLGQHNSQDSEPSIFTKYQTKPYLFDEDTKEKGSLNFGAGRVKSVLENFEVNKNKIKDKYDREVLSTFISSIKDRLQGLQACLDKFGEMFDSRNKSILVHLETISKTLQDALQSHCGSVLKALTDKSQMEQALLEMERRLAAKDVEILDMKSSIQLLKESLESLPAQLSDQHLKLCEELGFLKLPNALAELHTSISSARAPPHMADNSSQTSPGPCQGCALGEENVHQPCCQGGGGCGSSAGSQPPCMAVREQHRDPTMRKQVTGDGTSQRDLNTASGGKVSPIGMAACGRENSSLQEVKYGLETERCANHPCTCCANSHFLGGSQKKHCPVPQEVPPPTPLRKAVRRGTRGFGPVTLSQQRQPQVCHLSVQKDTPGRKDNQPPTDSEVENAAVGKKAKQRPGRIPWNKAMGRKKTCPATRKGELSQCADGGLKQRKANRIIELESSRKNCFPRYTVALNLGSSNLVSAAPSQQIIGSPQPRLPKTFPPVPCSNKSLQQLRDKRKRSLEIKKRANVSSMKRNLWDSSPQENIFPLHSTTGEKQMSCFSLQSPAASKKQRPISTLAQQNMACCSLVFDSDYSD from the exons GCCTAATAAGTTTTCCACCCGGAGCAGTGCTCCTAGCGACTACTCAAGTTTGAGTGATTCTCAGCTGCTCTTCGGCTCCCAGTTCTGCCCAGAGAACGTGCAGTCGGCAGCGGCGCCGCTGGAACTGGGCACGCAGCTGGGACAGCACAACTCCCAGGAC AGCGAGCCCAGTATTTTTACCAAATACCAGACAAAACCATACTTATTTGATGAagatacaaaggaaaaaggttCACTTAATTTTGGTGCAGGAAGAGTGAAAAGTGTCTTGGAAAATTTTGAagtgaataaaaacaaaataaaggacAAATATGATCG tgaggTTTTAAGCACCTTTATTTCCAGTATCAAAGACAGGCTTCAAGGG CTGCAAGCATGCTTGGACAAGTTTGGAGAAATGTTTGATTCCAGAAACAAATCCATTTTGGTTCACCTGGAAACCATCTCCAAGACGC TGCAAGATGCTCTTCAAAGTCACTGTGGCTCGGTGCTGAAAGCTCTGACAGATAAAAGCCAAATGGAGCAGGCGCTGCTGGAGATGGAGAGGAGGCTTGCAGCC AAAGATGTGGAGATTTTGGACATGAAATCCAGCATccagctgctgaaggagagCCTGGAGTCGCTGCCAGCTCAGCTGAGTGATCAGCACCTGAAGCTGTGTGAAGAACTAGGCTTCCTGAAGCTCCCTAATGCCTTAGCTGAGCTGCACACATCCATTTCCAGTGCCAGAGCCCCCCCCCACATGGCAGATAACTCTTCCCAGACATCCCCTGGCCCATGCCAGGGCTGTGCTTTGGGTGAGGAGAACGTGCACCAGCCGTGTTGCCAAGGTGGGGGAGGTTGCGGCTCCTCAGCTGGGTCTCAGCCCCCCTGCATGGCAGTGCGGGAGCAGCACAGAGACCCCACCATGAGGAAGCAGGTGACTGGGGATGGCACATCTCAGCGTGACCTAAACACAGCTTCAGGAGGGAAAGTCAGCCCCATTGGTATGGCAGCATGTGGCAGAGAAAACTCCTCTTTGCAGGAGGTGAAGTATGGTTTGGAAACAGAGCGCTGTGCTAACCATCCTTGCACATGCTGCGCTAACAGTCACTTTTTGGGGGGTAGTCAGAAGAAACATTGTCCTGTACCGCAGGAGGTGCCTCCGCCAACTCCACTGAGGAAGGCGGTCAGGAGAGGCACCAGAGGGTTTGGACCCGTGACACTGTCACAACAGAGGCAGCCTCAAGTTTGCCACCTTTCTGTACAAAAAGATACACCTGGGAGAAAAGACAATCAGCCGCCCACGGACAGTGAGGTGGAGAATGCAGCTGtagggaagaaagcaaaacagaggcCAGGAAGGATCCCCTGGAATAAGGCaatggggaggaagaaaacatgcCCCGCTACAAGAAAAGGTGAGCTCTCTCAGTGTGCTGACGGTGGGCTGAAGCAAAGGAAGGCAAACAGGATTATTGAGTTGGAAAGCTccagaaaaaattgttttcccaGGTACACGGTTGCTCTCAATTTAGGAAGCTCTAACCTGgtttctgcagctcccagtcAGCAGATCATTGGCAGTCCTCAGCCGAGGCTTCCAAAGACTTTCCCACCAGTGCCGTGCTCCAATAAAAGCCTGCAACAACTTAGagacaaaagaaagagaagtttggaaattaaaaaaagagcaaatgttTCCAGTATGAAAAGGAACCTCTGGGATTCCTCTCCCCAGGAGAATATATTTCCCCTGCATAGCACAACAGGTGAAAAACAGATGAGCTGCTTCAGTCTCCAAAGCCCTGCAGCCTCCAAGAAACAACGTCCCATCAGTACACTGGCTCAGCAGAACATGGCCTGTTGCTCTTTAGTTTTTGATAGCGATTATTCTGATTGA
- the PRRT3 gene encoding LOW QUALITY PROTEIN: proline-rich transmembrane protein 3 (The sequence of the model RefSeq protein was modified relative to this genomic sequence to represent the inferred CDS: inserted 4 bases in 4 codons; deleted 1 base in 1 codon), translating to MATARLVTWGLLMAARVPTGAWGTLPAGLSSGGTLQWGKGPLHGPVWEASGEPSGAEAPRSERWGGSSPMHWSPPPQAGDATGSPLGMETTMAGAGTEAWQDRSTSPAVAEKPLITWQGHEAEGQDNSQGGNWLPHDSVLGTPAPEVPTDMRPVSLGTPWAGQGLSPARQRATGPASTPSHRPTVSTITLTPVPAVWTETGTADAHTGGPMASPGLPRGAQLTLASSQLVSLGTVPVPHATGTGPAQGPHTSLSSVWPVGRQEGLGGPPSPSPALPSSATQLPPAAPSWGLAEPWTQVLPAHQRSTRRALLSRATASPGDEASRMDTRPTGQWGPQPAPGGAFGTSPAPLPASSTVXPSTPGTGLLPEEDVGSPQRVRGAMGLVTAPNATEAAPQPTAHPTTGTSGTRRSDTPGTQPHTHGTAAPSATWRQAGVTPQPAPRHPSTRQPQPSHPPAPGANGTGLCWAELRRRLGFAWEAHVYGVAAIFLLLALGCLAGLVGAATLHPPHLLHILGAHGLLLATCLLRGTFLLLDPYGAXGRLPPRALLLLSTVPFPLLLAAFALLLQRLQRLAQLWLLPTQLXGLPALGAAAVLQSAVLGAADLLPPRLGPTAGLGLQALGCGAGALLLLGGLWGCWRVLRAPREVPGGGREPGLQQGAWVLLVAVVAGLPVCGLQLYSTLWLRGLLGPPAHFSQSGWAAQLWLRVGELCTALALLVAAAEPLCCRCHRHPTGHSCWAKALRYFCASHKVEAPEYPNNCYDWAGGSNGPERAPTSDISKSLIRNPAEQLPLRALKDSNEAWAAAAGTTGTPGLSPKCPNAVAARSCVAFEQGSSPSXGELAFRPPSPIDLRRSIDQALCRRHLLRDGLFGRPRRGSGTSLHGSPTPTETPGLGRMVRCSSLTELPGPKQPLGTITVTVTASTSSLESSSLKISWNPWRHGMSSPDSLPLDEAPSRAPLLVPAIPPGLEHEGHRGLPALGKAVDTRSLSSDTIEL from the exons ATGGCTACAGCACGGCTCGTCACCTGGGGGCTGCTCATGGCTGCCAGGGTCCCCACTGGGGCCTGGGGGACCCTGCCAGCAGGGTTGTCCTCAGGTGGGACCCTGCAGTGGGGCAAGGGCCCCCTGCACGGCCCTGTCTGGGAGGCATCGGGGGAGCCGAGCGGTGCCGAGGCCCCCAGGAGCGAGCGCTGGGGGGGCAGCAGCCCCATGCACTGGTCCCCACCGCCACAGGCTGGGGATGCCACCGGGTCACCCCTGGGGATGGAAACCACCATGGCAGGCGCTGGCACCGAGGCCTGGCAGGACAGAAGCACATCCCCAGCTGTGGCGGAGAAGCCCCTCATCACCTGGCAAGGACACGAGGCTGAAGGCCAGGACAACTCCCAGGGGGGGAACTGGCTGCCCCACGACTCTGTGCTGGGGACACCAGCCCCTGAGGTGCCCACAGATATGCGGCCGGTCtccctggggacaccctgggcagggcagggcctgtcCCCAGCCAGGCAGAGGGCCACCGGGCCAGCCAGCACCCCTAGCCATCGTCCAACTGTGTCCACCATCACCCTGACCCCCGTGCCAGCAGTGTGGACAGAGACAGGGACAGCAGACGCCCACACAGGGGGACCCATGGCATCCCCAGGCCTCCCTCGAGGTGCACAGCTCACTCTGGCCAGCAGCCAGCTAGTCTCTCTGGGCACTGTCCCCGTCCCCCATGCCACAGGCACAGGGCCAGCCCAGGGTCCCCACACCAGCCTCAGCTCTGTGTGGCCAGTGGGCAGACAGGAGGGCCTGGGagggccccccagcccctccccagctttgcccagctctgccacacaactgccacctgcagccccttcGTGGGGGCTGGCTGAGCCGTGGACCCAGGTGCTCCCAGCCCACCAGCGCAGCACCAGGAGGGCCCTGCTCAGCCGCGCcactgccagccctggggacgAAGCCTCTCGCATGGACACCAGGCCAACAGGGCAGTGGGGACCCCAACCTGCCCCGGGGGGTGCCTTTGGCACCAGCCCGGCACCGCTGCCTGCCTCCAGCACAg tccccagcacccctggcACAG ggctgctgcctgagGAGGACGTTGGCTCCCCGCAGCGGGTCCGGGGTGCCATGGGCCTCGTGACTGCCCCAAACGCCACCGAGGCTGCCCCACAGCCAACAGCACATCCCACCACAGGGACGTCTGGGACCAGGCGCTCAG ACACCCCAGGGACGCAGCCCCACACCCATGGCACCGCAGCCCCCTCGGCCACGTGGCGGCAGGCAGGGGTGACGCCGCAACCGGCCCCCCGGCATCCATCCACGCGGCAGCCACAGCCCAGCCACCCACCAGCACCGGGGGCCAACGGgactgggctgtgctgggctgagCTGCGGCGCCGGCTGGGCTTCGCCTGGGAGGCCCACGTGTACGGGGTGGCCGCcatcttcctgctgctggcactgggctgcctggctgggctggTGGGGGCAGCCACCCTGCATCCCCCTCACCTGCTGCACATTTTAGGGGCCCATGGGTTGCTCCTGGCCACCTGCTTGCTGCGGGGcaccttcctgctgctggaCCCCTACGGAG CGGGCCGCCTGCCCCCCCGggccttgctgctgctcagcacagTCCCCTTCCCCCTGCTGCTCGCCGCCTTCGCCCTCCTGCTCCAGCGGCTCCAGCGCCTGgcccagctctggctgctgccaACCCAGC CGGGTCTGCCAGCGCTGGGGGCTGCCGCTGTCCTGCAGAGCGCAGTGCTGGGGGCTGCCGACCTGCTCCCA CCCCGACTGGGCCCCAccgctgggctggggctgcaggcactgggctgtggggctggggccctgctgctgcttggagGGCTCTGGGGGTGCTGGAGGGTGCTGCGGGCACCCCGGGAGGTACCAGGGGGTGGTagggagccagggctgcagcagggggcctgggtgctgctggtggctgtggtGGCGGGACTGCCGGTCTGCGGGCTGCAGCTCTACAGCACCCTGTGGCTGCGGGGGCTCCTGGGCCCCCCCGCACACTTCTCCCAGTCTGGCtgggcagcacagctgtggTTGAGGGTTGGCGAGCTGTGCACAGCGCTGGCACTGCTGGTGGCTGCCGCTGAGCCACTGTGCTGCAGGTGCCACCGCCACCCCACTGGCCACTCCTGCTGGGCCAAGGCGCTGCGGTACTTCTGTGCCAGCCACAAAGTTGAGGCACCCGAGTACCCCAACAACTGCTACGACTGGGCTGGCGGCAGCAATGGCCCTGAGCGGGCACCCACCAGCGACATCTCCAAAAGCCTCATCCGCaacccagcagagcagctgccccTGCGGGCTCTCAAGGACAGCAACGAGGCCTgggcggctgctgctggcaccacTGGGACACCGGGGCTCAGCCCCAAATGTCCCAACGCGGTGGCCGCCCGCTCCTGTGTCGCCTTTGAGCAGGGCTCATCCCCCT CTGGAGAGCTGGCCTTCCGCCCGCCATCCCCCATTGACCTGCGCCGCAGTATCGACCAGGCGCTCTGCCGCCGGCACCTCCTGCGTGATGGCCTCTTTGGCCGGCCTCGCCGTGGCTCTGGCACCTCGCTGCATGGCTCCCCGACACCCACCGAGACCCCTGGCTTAGGGCGCATGGTGCGGTGCAGCTCGCTGACAGAGCTGCCCGGCCCCAAGCAACCCCTGGGCACCATCACCGTCACCGTCACCGCCTCAACCAGCTCGCTGGAGAGCAGCTCGCTGAAGATCAGCTGGAACCCCTGGCGCCATGGGATGTCCTCACCCGACAGCCTGCCCCTGGATGAGGCACCTAGCCGTGCCCCCCTCCTGGTGCCCGCCATCCCCCCTGGCTTGGAGCACGAGGGCCACCGCGGCCTCCCGGCCCTCGGCAAGGCGGTGGACACCCGCAGCCTCTCCAGTGACACCATCGAGCTCTGA
- the CRELD1 gene encoding protein disulfide isomerase CRELD1 isoform X2: MGPRLLPLPARRGAPLLGAALLAGVLLVAARAHADQDRDGAESCRACRGLADSFSRGLERTEHEGFGGGNTAWEEEKLAKYQHSETRLLEVLEGVCAPSDFTCHQLLEQSEEHVEQWWFHERQQHPDFFQWLCMDRLALCCPPGTYGPDCRPCAGGPRQPCSGNGRCDGDGTRRGTGLCVCSPGYGGPFCAECGDGYYEASRNKSHLVCAECYRACGRCTGPEDSSCLRCKRGWVLHEHRCIDCSTACIGCMGAGPARCKKCNKGYWRDGAKCLDVDECASTEEPVCTGAQEVCENTEGSYRCICARGHVRQDGHCVEDKPPDAPQKGFFDDVTEDEVVVLQQMFFGVMICALATLAAKGDMVFTAIFIGAVAAMAGYWLSDRSDRVLDGFMKGR; this comes from the exons ATGGGGCCGCGGCTGCTGCCGTTACCGGCCCGGCGCGGGGCGCCCCTGCTGGGAGCCGCCCTCCTCGCGGGGGTCCTGCTGGTGGCTGCCCGCGCCCACGCGGACCAGGACCGGGACGGGGCCGAGTCCTGTCGAGCCTGCCGCGGCCTCGCCGACAGCTTCAGCAGG GGCCTGGAGCGGACAGAGCACGAAGGCTTTGGCGGGGGCAACACAGCCTGGGAAGAGGAGAAGCTGGCCAAATACCAGCACAG CGAGACGCGCctgctggaggtgctggagggtgTCTGCGCCCCCTCGGACTTCACCTGCcaccagctgctggagcagagcgaGGAGCACGTGGAGCAGTGGTGGTTCCATGA gcggCAGCAGCACCCTGACTTTTTCCAATGGCTATGCATGGACAGGCTGGCGCTTTGCTGCCCACCTGGCACCTACGGCCCTGACTGCCGGC CCTGTGCAGGCGGGCCCCGGCAGCCCTGTAGTGGCAATGGGCGATGCGATGGTGACGGCACACGCCGTGGCACCGGTCTGTGCGTCTGCAGTCCAGGCTACGGTGGCCCCTTCTGTGCCGAGTGTGGTGACGGCTACTACGAGGCCTCACGGAACAAGAGCCACCTGGTATGTGCTG AGTGCTACCGGGCCTGCGGGCGCTGCACAGGGCCTGAGGACTCCAGCTGCCTTCGCTGCAAGAggggctgggtgctgcatgAGCACCGCTGCATCG ACTGCTCCACGGCTTGCATTGGCTGCATGGGCGCTGGACCGGCTCGCTGCAAGAAATGCAACAAGGGCTACTGGCGGGACGGAGCCAAGTGCTTGG ATGTGGATGAGTGTGCCAGCACCGAGGAGCCGGTGTGCACGGGGGCACAGGAGGTGTGCGAGAACACGGAGGGCAGCTACCGCTGCATCTGCGCCCGTGGCCACGTCCGGCAGGATGGGCACTGTGTGGAGGACAAGCCCCCTG ATGCCCCACAGAAGGGCTTCTTCGACGACGTGACAGAGGACGAGGTGGTGGTGCTGCAGCAGATGTTCTTCGGCGTGATGATCTGCGCCCTGGCCACGCTGGCCGCCAAGGGTGACATGGTCTTCACCGCCATCTTCATTGGTGCTGTGGCTGCCATGGCTGGCTACTGGCTCTCTGACCGCAGTGACCGCGTCCTTGATGGCTTCATGAAGGGCAGATAG
- the CRELD1 gene encoding protein disulfide isomerase CRELD1 isoform X1: MGPRLLPLPARRGAPLLGAALLAGVLLVAARAHADQDRDGAESCRACRGLADSFSRGLERTEHEGFGGGNTAWEEEKLAKYQHSETRLLEVLEGVCAPSDFTCHQLLEQSEEHVEQWWFHERQQHPDFFQWLCMDRLALCCPPGTYGPDCRPCAGGPRQPCSGNGRCDGDGTRRGTGLCVCSPGYGGPFCAECGDGYYEASRNKSHLVCAECYRACGRCTGPEDSSCLRCKRGWVLHEHRCIDIDECGTEMAHCRANQFCVNTEGSYECRDCSTACIGCMGAGPARCKKCNKGYWRDGAKCLDVDECASTEEPVCTGAQEVCENTEGSYRCICARGHVRQDGHCVEDKPPDAPQKGFFDDVTEDEVVVLQQMFFGVMICALATLAAKGDMVFTAIFIGAVAAMAGYWLSDRSDRVLDGFMKGR, encoded by the exons ATGGGGCCGCGGCTGCTGCCGTTACCGGCCCGGCGCGGGGCGCCCCTGCTGGGAGCCGCCCTCCTCGCGGGGGTCCTGCTGGTGGCTGCCCGCGCCCACGCGGACCAGGACCGGGACGGGGCCGAGTCCTGTCGAGCCTGCCGCGGCCTCGCCGACAGCTTCAGCAGG GGCCTGGAGCGGACAGAGCACGAAGGCTTTGGCGGGGGCAACACAGCCTGGGAAGAGGAGAAGCTGGCCAAATACCAGCACAG CGAGACGCGCctgctggaggtgctggagggtgTCTGCGCCCCCTCGGACTTCACCTGCcaccagctgctggagcagagcgaGGAGCACGTGGAGCAGTGGTGGTTCCATGA gcggCAGCAGCACCCTGACTTTTTCCAATGGCTATGCATGGACAGGCTGGCGCTTTGCTGCCCACCTGGCACCTACGGCCCTGACTGCCGGC CCTGTGCAGGCGGGCCCCGGCAGCCCTGTAGTGGCAATGGGCGATGCGATGGTGACGGCACACGCCGTGGCACCGGTCTGTGCGTCTGCAGTCCAGGCTACGGTGGCCCCTTCTGTGCCGAGTGTGGTGACGGCTACTACGAGGCCTCACGGAACAAGAGCCACCTGGTATGTGCTG AGTGCTACCGGGCCTGCGGGCGCTGCACAGGGCCTGAGGACTCCAGCTGCCTTCGCTGCAAGAggggctgggtgctgcatgAGCACCGCTGCATCG aCATCGACGAATGTGGCACGGAGATGGCACACTGCCGAGCCAACCAGTTCTGCGTCAACACGGAGGGCTCCTACGAGTGCCGAG ACTGCTCCACGGCTTGCATTGGCTGCATGGGCGCTGGACCGGCTCGCTGCAAGAAATGCAACAAGGGCTACTGGCGGGACGGAGCCAAGTGCTTGG ATGTGGATGAGTGTGCCAGCACCGAGGAGCCGGTGTGCACGGGGGCACAGGAGGTGTGCGAGAACACGGAGGGCAGCTACCGCTGCATCTGCGCCCGTGGCCACGTCCGGCAGGATGGGCACTGTGTGGAGGACAAGCCCCCTG ATGCCCCACAGAAGGGCTTCTTCGACGACGTGACAGAGGACGAGGTGGTGGTGCTGCAGCAGATGTTCTTCGGCGTGATGATCTGCGCCCTGGCCACGCTGGCCGCCAAGGGTGACATGGTCTTCACCGCCATCTTCATTGGTGCTGTGGCTGCCATGGCTGGCTACTGGCTCTCTGACCGCAGTGACCGCGTCCTTGATGGCTTCATGAAGGGCAGATAG
- the CRELD1 gene encoding protein disulfide isomerase CRELD1 isoform X5, whose translation MGPRLLPLPARRGAPLLGAALLAGVLLVAARAHADQDRDGAESCRACRGLADSFSRGLERTEHEGFGGGNTAWEEEKLAKYQHSETRLLEVLEGVCAPSDFTCHQLLEQSEEHVEQWWFHERQQHPDFFQWLCMDRLALCCPPGTYGPDCRPCAGGPRQPCSGNGRCDGDGTRRGTGLCVCSPGYGGPFCAECGDGYYEASRNKSHLSATGPAGAAQGLRTPAAFAARGAGCCMSTAASTSTNVARRWHTAEPTSSASTRRAPTSAETAPRLALAAWALDRLAARNATRATGGTEPSAWMWMSVPAPRSRCARGHRRCARTRRAATAASAPVATSGRMGTVWRTSPLMPHRRASSTT comes from the exons ATGGGGCCGCGGCTGCTGCCGTTACCGGCCCGGCGCGGGGCGCCCCTGCTGGGAGCCGCCCTCCTCGCGGGGGTCCTGCTGGTGGCTGCCCGCGCCCACGCGGACCAGGACCGGGACGGGGCCGAGTCCTGTCGAGCCTGCCGCGGCCTCGCCGACAGCTTCAGCAGG GGCCTGGAGCGGACAGAGCACGAAGGCTTTGGCGGGGGCAACACAGCCTGGGAAGAGGAGAAGCTGGCCAAATACCAGCACAG CGAGACGCGCctgctggaggtgctggagggtgTCTGCGCCCCCTCGGACTTCACCTGCcaccagctgctggagcagagcgaGGAGCACGTGGAGCAGTGGTGGTTCCATGA gcggCAGCAGCACCCTGACTTTTTCCAATGGCTATGCATGGACAGGCTGGCGCTTTGCTGCCCACCTGGCACCTACGGCCCTGACTGCCGGC CCTGTGCAGGCGGGCCCCGGCAGCCCTGTAGTGGCAATGGGCGATGCGATGGTGACGGCACACGCCGTGGCACCGGTCTGTGCGTCTGCAGTCCAGGCTACGGTGGCCCCTTCTGTGCCGAGTGTGGTGACGGCTACTACGAGGCCTCACGGAACAAGAGCCACCTG AGTGCTACCGGGCCTGCGGGCGCTGCACAGGGCCTGAGGACTCCAGCTGCCTTCGCTGCAAGAggggctgggtgctgcatgAGCACCGCTGCATCG aCATCGACGAATGTGGCACGGAGATGGCACACTGCCGAGCCAACCAGTTCTGCGTCAACACGGAGGGCTCCTACGAGTGCCGAG ACTGCTCCACGGCTTGCATTGGCTGCATGGGCGCTGGACCGGCTCGCTGCAAGAAATGCAACAAGGGCTACTGGCGGGACGGAGCCAAGTGCTTGG ATGTGGATGAGTGTGCCAGCACCGAGGAGCCGGTGTGCACGGGGGCACAGGAGGTGTGCGAGAACACGGAGGGCAGCTACCGCTGCATCTGCGCCCGTGGCCACGTCCGGCAGGATGGGCACTGTGTGGAGGACAAGCCCCCTG ATGCCCCACAGAAGGGCTTCTTCGACGACGTGA
- the CRELD1 gene encoding protein disulfide isomerase CRELD1 isoform X3, translating to MGPRLLPLPARRGAPLLGAALLAGVLLVAARAHADQDRDGAESCRACRGLADSFSRGLERTEHEGFGGGNTAWEEEKLAKYQHSETRLLEVLEGVCAPSDFTCHQLLEQSEEHVEQWWFHERQQHPDFFQWLCMDRLALCCPPGTYGPDCRPCAGGPRQPCSGNGRCDGDGTRRGTGLCVCSPGYGGPFCAECGDGYYEASRNKSHLVCAECYRACGRCTGPEDSSCLRCKRGWVLHEHRCIDIDECGTEMAHCRANQFCVNTEGSYECRGQAETAPRLALAAWALDRLAARNATRATGGTEPSAWMWMSVPAPRSRCARGHRRCARTRRAATAASAPVATSGRMGTVWRTSPLMPHRRASSTT from the exons ATGGGGCCGCGGCTGCTGCCGTTACCGGCCCGGCGCGGGGCGCCCCTGCTGGGAGCCGCCCTCCTCGCGGGGGTCCTGCTGGTGGCTGCCCGCGCCCACGCGGACCAGGACCGGGACGGGGCCGAGTCCTGTCGAGCCTGCCGCGGCCTCGCCGACAGCTTCAGCAGG GGCCTGGAGCGGACAGAGCACGAAGGCTTTGGCGGGGGCAACACAGCCTGGGAAGAGGAGAAGCTGGCCAAATACCAGCACAG CGAGACGCGCctgctggaggtgctggagggtgTCTGCGCCCCCTCGGACTTCACCTGCcaccagctgctggagcagagcgaGGAGCACGTGGAGCAGTGGTGGTTCCATGA gcggCAGCAGCACCCTGACTTTTTCCAATGGCTATGCATGGACAGGCTGGCGCTTTGCTGCCCACCTGGCACCTACGGCCCTGACTGCCGGC CCTGTGCAGGCGGGCCCCGGCAGCCCTGTAGTGGCAATGGGCGATGCGATGGTGACGGCACACGCCGTGGCACCGGTCTGTGCGTCTGCAGTCCAGGCTACGGTGGCCCCTTCTGTGCCGAGTGTGGTGACGGCTACTACGAGGCCTCACGGAACAAGAGCCACCTGGTATGTGCTG AGTGCTACCGGGCCTGCGGGCGCTGCACAGGGCCTGAGGACTCCAGCTGCCTTCGCTGCAAGAggggctgggtgctgcatgAGCACCGCTGCATCG aCATCGACGAATGTGGCACGGAGATGGCACACTGCCGAGCCAACCAGTTCTGCGTCAACACGGAGGGCTCCTACGAGTGCCGAGGTCAGGCAGAG ACTGCTCCACGGCTTGCATTGGCTGCATGGGCGCTGGACCGGCTCGCTGCAAGAAATGCAACAAGGGCTACTGGCGGGACGGAGCCAAGTGCTTGG ATGTGGATGAGTGTGCCAGCACCGAGGAGCCGGTGTGCACGGGGGCACAGGAGGTGTGCGAGAACACGGAGGGCAGCTACCGCTGCATCTGCGCCCGTGGCCACGTCCGGCAGGATGGGCACTGTGTGGAGGACAAGCCCCCTG ATGCCCCACAGAAGGGCTTCTTCGACGACGTGA
- the CRELD1 gene encoding protein disulfide isomerase CRELD1 isoform X4 encodes MGPRLLPLPARRGAPLLGAALLAGVLLVAARAHADQDRDGAESCRACRGLADSFSRGLERTEHEGFGGGNTAWEEEKLAKYQHSETRLLEVLEGVCAPSDFTCHQLLEQSEEHVEQWWFHERQQHPDFFQWLCMDRLALCCPPGTYGPDCRPCAGGPRQPCSGNGRCDGDGTRRGTGLCVCSPGYGGPFCAECGDGYYEASRNKSHLVCAECYRACGRCTGPEDSSCLRCKRGWVLHEHRCIDIDECGTEMAHCRANQFCVNTEGSYECRGQTAPRLALAAWALDRLAARNATRATGGTEPSAWMWMSVPAPRSRCARGHRRCARTRRAATAASAPVATSGRMGTVWRTSPLMPHRRASSTT; translated from the exons ATGGGGCCGCGGCTGCTGCCGTTACCGGCCCGGCGCGGGGCGCCCCTGCTGGGAGCCGCCCTCCTCGCGGGGGTCCTGCTGGTGGCTGCCCGCGCCCACGCGGACCAGGACCGGGACGGGGCCGAGTCCTGTCGAGCCTGCCGCGGCCTCGCCGACAGCTTCAGCAGG GGCCTGGAGCGGACAGAGCACGAAGGCTTTGGCGGGGGCAACACAGCCTGGGAAGAGGAGAAGCTGGCCAAATACCAGCACAG CGAGACGCGCctgctggaggtgctggagggtgTCTGCGCCCCCTCGGACTTCACCTGCcaccagctgctggagcagagcgaGGAGCACGTGGAGCAGTGGTGGTTCCATGA gcggCAGCAGCACCCTGACTTTTTCCAATGGCTATGCATGGACAGGCTGGCGCTTTGCTGCCCACCTGGCACCTACGGCCCTGACTGCCGGC CCTGTGCAGGCGGGCCCCGGCAGCCCTGTAGTGGCAATGGGCGATGCGATGGTGACGGCACACGCCGTGGCACCGGTCTGTGCGTCTGCAGTCCAGGCTACGGTGGCCCCTTCTGTGCCGAGTGTGGTGACGGCTACTACGAGGCCTCACGGAACAAGAGCCACCTGGTATGTGCTG AGTGCTACCGGGCCTGCGGGCGCTGCACAGGGCCTGAGGACTCCAGCTGCCTTCGCTGCAAGAggggctgggtgctgcatgAGCACCGCTGCATCG aCATCGACGAATGTGGCACGGAGATGGCACACTGCCGAGCCAACCAGTTCTGCGTCAACACGGAGGGCTCCTACGAGTGCCGAGGTCAG ACTGCTCCACGGCTTGCATTGGCTGCATGGGCGCTGGACCGGCTCGCTGCAAGAAATGCAACAAGGGCTACTGGCGGGACGGAGCCAAGTGCTTGG ATGTGGATGAGTGTGCCAGCACCGAGGAGCCGGTGTGCACGGGGGCACAGGAGGTGTGCGAGAACACGGAGGGCAGCTACCGCTGCATCTGCGCCCGTGGCCACGTCCGGCAGGATGGGCACTGTGTGGAGGACAAGCCCCCTG ATGCCCCACAGAAGGGCTTCTTCGACGACGTGA